The DNA segment GGATTAAAGACAGTAGCACAGTGGAAATAACAAtggatttgaatcctgactcttcATCAATTCATTTTATTCTATCTATTGGTGCTTACTTGGAGTGACCTTAAACAAATGtggacctctctgagtctcagctccTTCACTTGTCAAGATGGAATCATGATATTTATGCCGCAGGGTTGCTGCAGGATAGGCGATGACGTGCACTTCCATCTGCCTTTACCATAGTTCTGTTTTGAGCTCTCCCTTGGGTACCAGTTACAGCATTTAGTGATTCACGTTGACTCTGTCACGAACATTCCATTGCTGCTGACTTCCCTCCAGCTTGAAGGAGCAAGCCATGCAGATCCAGCCACAGTGTGTTCTCCTGGTGGGCACACTCCAGGTCTTGTTGCCCCTGGTCAGGTGGGATCAATCATTGTGGCTTTTCATGGGGGTGCAGTGAGGACTTGTATCAAGGCCTGGATAGGGACATGCATCTCCCCTCCTTGCTGAGTGTGATCTCACTGCCAACTGGTGTCTGGGGCCATGTTGGAATCCGTGTTTGGGGAGGCTCAGCCTGGCTGAAGCTAACAGGATTGGGGCCCTGGTTACTATGGGATATCAGCGCCCCCTCAAACCATGGTCCAACTGAAGGCAGGAAATTTTGCTTAAAACTAGAGGAAAATGAGCTCAGTCTCTTTAGGAAACTGAGTTAATATATTCTGAGTATCTTTCTGGCATTTTAACCTTTCAATGTTGCCTTTAGGAATTCAGAAAGCAAATGATCTTTAAAATATGTGAGAgggtatataaatgtgtgtgtgtgtgtgtgtgtgtgtgtgtgtgtgtgtgttcatttgtttattgatgTTGGACCTAGTTACCAAGTCACCAACATCAGTTTGGTGTTGCAAAATTGAGACACTTTTAAGTTACAGCCCAAGGACACCTTCCTGAGAAGGGGGCTGAGGACCTCTGGAGTGTGCAGAAAGAGCCAAGCCATGGAGCCAGAGGTACTGGCTTCATCCCTCACCAACTCTGTCACTTAACTTCTTTGAGTCTTTGCGTTCTCATCTGGAAAACGTGGGGCAGCAATAGAagcttttcttcctgtctttgttGCAAGAACTAAATAAAGTATGGTAATGTTTGGACATGTTTTATAAACTCCAATGTGCTAGGAGAATATTAATTGACATGTTATATtgtcaatataaatataaataaatattatataaagatataaaaatataaatgggatCCCGCGTGTCTAGAGTCTCTGGTGAGGCTTCAGTGAGTGCCTCCAGGACAGAACATCAGGTCATGGTTGGAGGATGTGCCCAGGTGATTGTTTGGCATCCAGTGGCTTACCCTGACCATTTCTCATAGAGCACACTCCTGAGAGCATGACCACAGACCACCCTCACCAGAACTATCTAAGGAGCTCATGAAAATGCAGACTTCCAGACCTTCTGATTTGGAAACCCCAGGGGGTGTGACCCAGGAATCAAACTCTTTAACCAGCACCCCAGGCTTACCAGGTGACTCTGATACACACAAAAGTGTGAGAATCACAGATCCAATAGTGACCCCAAAACATTGGCTGATTTACTCCACAGACAGTACTTGGGCACtatcttagtctattttgtgctgatataacagaatacctgagacttggtaatttgtaatgaatagaaatttattgttcatggttctggaggctgggaagtccaaaattcAGGGGCTGGCATATGGTGAGGGACTTTTTGCTACATCATCCCCTGGCAGAAAGTGGaagagcagagggagggagacacacagggagagagagagagagagaaggagggggtGGTGGCAAACTCATCCTTTAATAAGGAACCCATTCCCATGATAATGGCACTAATCCACTTATGAAGGCAGTGCCTCCATGAGTCAAACACCTCCCATTGGGACGCACCTcccaatactgttgcattgggggtcaggtttccaacacatgaactttgggggacacattcaaactatagcacaaATAGCTCCTATCTCCTGCCAGGAGCTATTTGTAGGGGACACTTCCTTGGCAGCAGGAGAGACACACAGATGAACAGCGTCCTCTGCTGTCATATACCAGGTATTTAATGAGACATGTAGCCAACACTAAAATCTGTAGGCTACATGAGGGGGCCAAGGGATGATGATATTGCTAGCATTCTGCCCTGTTTCCTTCTCTGGGAAGCAAAGCTAAACATACACATTACCTTATGTAGTCATCACCACAGCTCTGAAAGGTAAATAAGAAAACCTAGCCTCAGGGATGTTGAGTAAGTTGCCCAGGGTCCTATGAAATCAGTGAGTGGTGTGTCGTTAAATGTTTAACcacaggctggggtgggagaagccCTGATTTATGGAGTTTGCTGATTTCTATAATGCAAAAACTCTCATTGTGGTGGATTTTAAGCAACCAACATGCTGTCACTgaagcagagatggagagagatgcCCATAATGGGCCCTTTTGAGCTGGTGTGAGCTGGCTTCAGAACTCCACTGTCTGCAGCTGTCAGTCACTCAGATAACTGTCAATGAGTGTCATCTGTGGACACACAGAGAAGAGAGGGAATCTTGTTTCTGCCCTCCTGACACCTCATTTCATGAGCATTTAATaaagtttggatgtttgtcccctccaaatctcatgttgaaacataatccccaatgttggaggtgggccctggtgggaggcGAAGGCAATTGGATAatgggggcagagccctcatgaatgggttgGCACCATCCTGAATGACTTCTCAGTCCATGAGAGATATGGTGTTTAAAAGCCTGGGACCTCCCCCTTCTGTTTCTGGCTTtcactcttgccatgtgacatgcctgctcccactttgccttttgccatgattagaagcttcctgaggccctcatcagaagctgagcagatgttggAGCCATGATTGCATACcttgcagaatcatgagccaattcaacctcttttcttcatcaattacccaatctcaggtattcctttacagcaaagAAAAATGGCACAATACAGCATCTACAATGTGCTTGGTACTATGTGAAGGAGATAATTAAGTATAATGGGGTCTCTACCTTCAGGGGGTAGAGTCAACCACGTCCTTGCTTGGCTTACTTTATCTAGTGGCTTGAGGCCCAGGAATGTCCAGTCACCACTGGCCACACCAGGAGGCTCCAGAACAGGGCTTTCTATGTCCAGGACAGGGACCTGAGGTTGCTGACATGGTGCAGGGAGTCACTGCAGGGCagcgtctcacagagttgaaggggGCTGCAGGGGCTCTGAGAGCTGCCCCTGCCTGTCcatccccaccccttccccacagAGTCTTGGTTGAGAACCGAAGGGCCACAGTCCCTGCACACTTTCCTGAGGGGAGGCAGGGGTCCCCTGTGTCCAGGGTCTCTGTTGCTTGGACCATGCCTGCCAGCTGACACCCTCCCCATTTTCTGAAGAGTTCTGGCACCTTATATCAGGCAGGTCCCTCATAAACTACAATGTGCTACCTCACCAGTCTCAGGGCAGAGGGGTGTGTGGCTTCAGGGCTACAGGAGGCAGCTGCTGGAACTTGGAGCAGGACAGCAGAGTATCCACCACACTAGGGCTGCTGTCTAGGCTGGTTGTGGACAGCCTGGCTTGCCCAGGTGGGAGCAGTCAGGGTCAGCAAAGGCCTCTCCCAGCTGGAGAGATGCCCAGGGGATGTTACAGAGAGCCTCGGGGTCCCTGCAGCAGGCTTAGGATTCAGCCGAAGCTCTGGCTGTTGGGCGACGGAAAGAAGGCACTGAGAATCGAGTAACCTCAGTCATGTAGCAGCTGTTCTTGGGACAGACAGGCTGGGACACTCACGTCAAGGTCTGCCAGGATAGCATGCAGGCGGGGATAGGTGGCACTGGGGCGTGAAGGTGTCCAGGCATCCCTTCCTTTTCTCAGAGAGATTTCCTTGACTCAGCCTGTCTTTGACACACACGGGGGGATGGAGGATGTTGGGGGAAGGGAGCCACAGTGAGCCAATCACCCTGCACCGGAGCCTTCGGGGCTGGTTCCCTCCGAGCCTgtaagtgtgagtgtgtgtgcgcgagtgtgtctgtgtgtgcaccaGTGGGGATTTCTGTGATAGAAGCAGCCAGAttccagagacagagagaagaggagggggaagaaCAAGAGGGGGGAGAAAATTGGGGGTGGGAGAGACAGACGGAGAGAACAGCGCGGGGggcggggagagggagagaggtggaggggagagcagagagagagagagagccagagagcagagagggaggaagagagaaagcaagagagcgGGAGGGTGCGCGGAGCGGAGCGGAGACAGACCTTGCGGGCATGGGGTGAGAGcgggaggaagcagaggcagaGGCGGAGCAGGGGCGCAGGTGCCTGCAACCCAGGATCCCGGGGCGCTAAAGGCTTCGGGTTCGACCGCACGCTCAGTCGCTGGCTCCAGAGGTGCTGCTGGGGGCCAGGGTTCACTGCCGCGCGCCAGGTGCCTGCCCGTGAGGCGGCGCGGGGCTCCCGGGTGGCTGCGCGCCCAGACGCCTGCCCGGGAGGCCGCCTGAGGCTCCGGGGTGGCCGCGCGCCCTCCCGGGAGCCATGGCGGCTGGGGCCGGGGGtcgccgggcggcggcggcgccgaGGGGCTGAGCCGGCCGCGGGCAGCGCCATGGCGGCGCCGGGTTGCGGACCCTGAGCGCCGGCGCGGGGCGCGCACCATGAACTCGTGGGACGCGGGCCTGGCGGGGCTACTGGTGGGCACGATGGGCGTCTCGCTGCTGTCCAACGCGCTGGTGCTGCTCTGCCTGCTGCACAGCGCGGACATCCGCCGCCAGGCGCCGGCGCTCTTCACCCTGAACCTCACGTGCGGGAACCTGCTGTGCACCGTGGTCAACATGCCGCTCACGCTGGCCGGCGTCGTGGCGCAGCGGCAGCCGGCGGGCGACCGCCTGTGCCGCCTGGCTGCCTTCCTCGACACCTTCCTGGCTGCCAACTCCATGCTCAGCATGGCCGCGCTCAGCATCGACCGCTGGGTGGCCGTGGTCTTCCCGCTGAGCTACCGGGCCAAGATGCGCCTCCGCGACGCGGCGCTCATGGTGGCCTACACGTGGCTGCACGCGCTCACCTTCCCAGCCGCCGCGCTCGCCCTGTCCTGGCTCGGCTTCCACCAGCTGTACGCCTCGTGCACGCTGTGCAGCCGGCGGCCGGACGAGCGCCTGCGCTTCGCCGTCTTCACTGGCGCCTTCCACGCTCTCAGCTTCCTGCTCTCCTTCGTCGTGCTGTGCTGCACGTACCTCAAGGTGCTCAAGGTGGCCCGCTTCCATTGCAAGCGCATCGACGTGATCACCATGCAGACGCTCGTGCTGCTGGTGGACCTGCACCCCAGGTGAGCCGAGCCCAGCTAGGGCTCTGGGAACAGCCGCGCGGGATCTCGGCGGGAGTGGGAGGTCCCTAGCCCCAGGGGCTCTTTTCCACCGAGCCTCTGTTTCTTCTGAGAACTCGAGGGTGGGGAAAGCGGCCCAGCTGTGGGGCTTAAGGAGGTGCTTAGGGTATCAGCAAACCAGGGCCACAAAAAATGCGGGTGAGCCCATCTATACATCGGTTTTTGAAGCATCAGGGTAGAAATCACAGACAGTCAGAACTCTGTTGGGCTTCTTCATGCACTGTGTTTGTAGCTTTCACTTTAAATGGCACATGGGAAGTCCGTGGTCTTTGTTCCCTATTAAAGACCTTCAAAGTGTTTGATTCTGGCCGAGAGGGCGGCCTCGATGCTTAGGGAGCTCCTTAAGAGCTTTTCAGACCAGTGTGTCGCTTCTCTGAGTCTTTCCCTTCTCGGGTGTGTGGCGCTGCCTCTGTCTCacgactgtgtgtgtgtgtgtgtgtgtgtgtgtgtgtgtatgtgtgtgtgaattctGATGGACTCGGGCTGCGTCCTTCCCTGTAGTGGGCcctgaggggtggggtggggggctcttCCTGCCCTCCCCAGAGAGCACTGTCCAATGTCTGCCTGACTTGGTGCCTAGAGGCTCCTGCAGAAGGAGTGTGCCCCAAGGCTCCGGGGGCTGAATCTGCCCCCACCTCCATCGTCACGCTGGCTGCTGTTCTCAGGAGGACAGATGGAGCTGGGCAAGCATGGGTACCCTCTGGGAACCCCTGCCATTGCAGGAGCCTgtcagggagagaaggagggaactCTTAGCTGCGCTGTCCTGAGCTCACCTCAGCTTTCCCCAGGAGAGTAGGAAATCGAGGAGGGAAACAGCTGGCAGCGTCTGGACTCTGCTATTTTACATCCTGTTGTCCCAGGGGAAGGCAGGCTCCCTGCTCTGTGTCCTGGGACCCTAGATAAGGGGGTGCTGGGGTCCAGATGGTGTCGCAGGTGAGGCAGGCAGAGAGCTCTGACAGGGCCAGCGAGGGCCTTCCGTGTGGGAGAACCCTGGGAACCCAGGGGAGCCTCGGGGCAGAGGAAGCTCTATCCTCTGGTGGATATGTTCCACACCAGGGTTGAAGGGGACAGGCTGGAGGTGTCAGGCGAGCATTCTGAGTATTTCCTGCACGAGAGCAGTAACAAGCAGTCCTTGACCTTCACAATGCCGACACATTGAAGGGCAAGTGTGCACGTGTTCATTGTCCCCCTGAGCACAGCCATTCCTGATTACACACTGGACCAATCTTCCAGCCACAGAATCCCCACAGATTCAGGAACAGAATGTACATGTGAGTGACTGAGAGCACATAGATACCAGGCCATGTAAACGTGGGAGCTCCACACACAATCTCATGTGTTCACACATAAACTGTATATGTACCAGACAGCTGGCCATGTGTACACAGGTTTACAGGAGTGACATGAGTGCATTATGCCACAAAGACATACATTGGCTGTCACAGCACATGTCTCTGCATAGTTCAGTGTCCTTCAAGGAAATATTTGCAGCCACAGTTGCAGAGCTATTGCCCTTTCCATGACTCAGAGCTGAGAGGCTCTTCCTTAGAGGGTGCATCCTTAGCGCTTGGGCTGGGACTGCTCTTAGAAGATGTAGGGCAATGTTGTTTAACTCCCGGGACTAAAGACTCCTAGAGGGGGCCCTCTCACCATGAGTCTAACAGCGGAGGAGGGTTGAGCTGGGAGTGGAACCAGTTCTTATTTAGAGCAGTACAAACTGCATTCCCACTCTTCCTCCAACTTCCAGAAGAGGAGGGGCCGTGGTTCCTGTTCAGCCTATTTGGGATGTAGGGCCAGCTCCACTCCTGCAAATCCCTCTGGCTGATGTCAGGCCAGACACTGCAGAGAGAGTCCTGGGGTCTCAGGAGTGGAGGCAGCTACTCTGCTTGCCTTCAATTTCCCCTCCATTACTCTGGGAGGACCTTGATCTCTTCCTAGCCCCAGGCTGCTTTGAAGAGCCCCTGCTCCCAGTGCCCTGGGACCCTCCAGGCCCAGTCTCGTTGGAGAGAGAAAAGACTTCTGGGGCCGGGGTTGCCATCGGCCAGTGCCAACAGGCTCCCTGGACTAATGCTCCCTGAGGTCATGGAATAGTGGCAGACCTGATAGCACTGCCCCTTTAGTGAATACAAACTTGTCCTTCTCTGAGGGGTTGATCCCCACCAAGCATGTGGGAGGGACAACACAAGAGGGGATGACCAGTCCTCAAGAGACCCTGACAGCCAGTCCACCAGCTTCTATCTTGACAGCACTAAACTCTTCCTCCCTACAAATGAGCAAGTACAGAGCTAGCTCAGGGGCTGCCCCAGGCACCACCAGTCTCAGGCAGTGAGCCTCTCAGGGCCATTTGGTGCTGAGAGCCTGTAGGACCCAGGAGTGCTGGTCTTGGGCAGCAGGAGCTGGCTTCTGCCTCTGGACAGCCAGGACAGCAGCCAGAGTCTTTGCTCACTGGAAGTTTTGTCAGCCTCCACACTGATGGCCTGCTGGGACTTACTTACAAAGGACCTGTTTTGAGGACCCAGGGTGGCGTTTGTCTTTGTCAGGAAGCTCCTGGTGGTGTCTGCTCTACCTGCAGGATGTTTGGCACCATAAGTAGCAGTCCTCACCACTTTGCTTCAGCCACCTCCAAAATACCCGGGACCCTCTCTTCTTAATTCAATCTGGGACCCTGGCCCTGGGAAACATTCCGCACTCCTGCCTTTCTGTGGTGATTTCTTGAGTTACGTTTCTGAAGCAGTTTGGAGTTTCTAATATTTGTTAAACACCTGGTGCTCCACCTGAATGAGCAGCATTCACTTCTCCCAAACCACAGCTGGGGACTAGTTATAGGCAGCCCCTCTCCCTGGTGCTCCCAGGCATGGCAGAGCAGGTGGGCCCCAGGGTGTGGTTGCAGGGACCTTGCTCTTCCCTGACTCACTGGCTTGGCTTAGTGATTTAACAGAAACAGAATGTTGATGATGAGGTCTCAAAGGGAAGCAGTGCCAAACCTAACTGGAGCTTCCTCTGAGGCTGCCCCAGGCTCTGCTGGTTCCCCCAGTGTGTCCTCTGTGTCCTGTGAGCAATGTCTGCAGATGTTGCCTGAGTGGCTGACTCTGGAGGGTGTCAGAATTGTGGCTCAGTAGACAGGAACTACACTGTGCCCTtgactttacagatgagaaaatgagagaCCCAATTTTCTAAGAGAAGAGAAGCACTCGCCTAATTCAACAGATCTAGAAAGTGTCTCAAGCTAAGATTCACACTCAGGTCTGCCCCTAAGATTTATGGATGGAGCAAATAGTGCAAATGGAGGCTCACCAACTGTGTCTATAGAGACTTAGACATTCTATATTAAGCTTATAAACTGTTAAATGAAATGTGTTCTGCCCTCCTGCCTTGGTGAATATACCTTTATAATGACCGGCAAGGCT comes from the Pan troglodytes isolate AG18354 chromosome 8, NHGRI_mPanTro3-v2.0_pri, whole genome shotgun sequence genome and includes:
- the GPR26 gene encoding G-protein coupled receptor 26, encoding MNSWDAGLAGLLVGTMGVSLLSNALVLLCLLHSADIRRQAPALFTLNLTCGNLLCTVVNMPLTLAGVVAQRQPAGDRLCRLAAFLDTFLAANSMLSMAALSIDRWVAVVFPLSYRAKMRLRDAALMVAYTWLHALTFPAAALALSWLGFHQLYASCTLCSRRPDERLRFAVFTGAFHALSFLLSFVVLCCTYLKVLKVARFHCKRIDVITMQTLVLLVDLHPSVRERCLEEQKRRRQRATKKISTFIGTFLVCFAPYVITRLVELFSTVPIGSHWGVLSKCLAYSKAASDPFVYSLLRHQYRKSCKEILNRLLHRRSIHSSGLTGDSHSQNILPVSE